A stretch of the Pseudomonas helvetica genome encodes the following:
- the pqqA gene encoding pyrroloquinoline quinone precursor peptide PqqA, translated as MWTKPAFTDLRIGFEVTMYFANR; from the coding sequence ATGTGGACTAAACCCGCGTTTACCGACCTGCGTATTGGCTTCGAAGTGACGATGTATTTCGCCAATCGTTGA
- the pqqC gene encoding pyrroloquinoline-quinone synthase PqqC, with amino-acid sequence MTDTPLAPAEFEQALRAKGAYYHIHHPFHQAMYAGRATREQIQGWVANRFYYQLNIPLKDAAILANCPDREVRREWLQRLVDHDGVPGSEGGIEAWLRLGEAVGVERERMLSQEMVLPGVRFAVDAYVNFARRACWQEAASSSLTELFAPQIHQSRLDAWPQHYPWIDPAGYEYFRTRLSQARRDVEHGLHITLAHYVTREGQLRMLEILQFKLDVLWSMLDAMSMAYELERPPYHSVTREAVWHRGIVL; translated from the coding sequence ATGACTGACACACCACTGGCTCCCGCCGAGTTCGAACAGGCACTGCGTGCCAAGGGCGCCTATTACCACATTCACCATCCGTTCCATCAGGCGATGTACGCTGGGCGCGCCACGCGTGAACAGATCCAGGGCTGGGTCGCCAATCGTTTCTATTATCAGCTGAACATCCCGCTCAAGGACGCGGCTATTCTGGCCAACTGCCCGGATCGCGAGGTGCGTCGGGAGTGGCTGCAACGCCTTGTCGATCACGATGGCGTGCCCGGCAGCGAGGGCGGGATCGAGGCCTGGCTGCGGCTGGGGGAGGCGGTGGGCGTTGAGCGTGAGCGGATGCTCTCTCAGGAAATGGTCCTGCCGGGGGTGCGCTTTGCGGTGGATGCCTACGTCAACTTCGCCCGCCGCGCCTGTTGGCAGGAGGCCGCCAGCAGTTCGCTCACTGAACTCTTTGCACCGCAGATCCATCAATCCCGACTCGACGCCTGGCCGCAGCACTACCCGTGGATCGACCCTGCCGGCTACGAGTATTTCCGTACACGCCTGAGTCAGGCGCGGCGTGATGTCGAACATGGCTTGCACATTACCCTGGCGCATTACGTCACGCGCGAGGGGCAGCTGCGGATGCTGGAGATTCTGCAATTCAAGCTCGACGTACTGTGGAGCATGCTTGATGCCATGAGCATGGCCTATGAACTGGAACGTCCGCCGTACCACAGCGTCACCCGCGAGGCAGTCTGGCATCGGGGGATTGTCCTGTGA
- the pqqB gene encoding pyrroloquinoline quinone biosynthesis protein PqqB: MHIRILGSAAGGGFPQWNCNCRQCSGVRNGRLRAQRRTQSSIALSDNGVDWVLCNASPDIRTQLESFAPLQPARRLRDTAIAGVVLLDSQIDHCTGLLSLREGCPHQVWCTERVHQDLSSGFPLFNMLSHWNGGLQWQPIGLDSQPFPIAACAHLQWRAIPLRSNAPPYSPNRGNPQPGDTIGLFIEDLRSGASLFYAPGLGEVDAEVLGWMQRADCLLLDGTLWRDDEMRLCEVGQSLGSEMGHLAQSGPGGMLDVLEGFPRQRKILIHINNTNPILDEDSAERAELARRNVEVAYDGMSIEL; this comes from the coding sequence ATGCATATCCGTATTCTTGGTTCCGCCGCTGGCGGTGGTTTTCCGCAATGGAACTGCAATTGTCGCCAGTGCAGCGGCGTGCGTAATGGCCGCCTGAGGGCGCAGCGTCGTACCCAGTCATCGATTGCCTTGAGTGACAATGGCGTGGACTGGGTCTTGTGCAATGCTTCACCGGACATCCGCACCCAACTCGAGAGCTTCGCCCCCCTGCAACCGGCGCGTCGCTTGCGTGATACGGCGATTGCCGGAGTCGTGCTGCTGGACAGCCAGATCGACCATTGCACCGGTCTGCTCAGTCTGCGCGAAGGCTGCCCGCATCAGGTCTGGTGCACCGAGCGGGTCCATCAGGACCTGAGCAGCGGCTTCCCTTTGTTCAACATGCTCAGCCACTGGAACGGTGGTTTGCAGTGGCAGCCCATCGGGCTGGACAGTCAGCCATTCCCTATCGCGGCTTGCGCGCACCTGCAATGGCGGGCGATCCCGTTGCGCAGCAACGCGCCACCGTATTCACCCAATCGCGGCAACCCGCAACCGGGCGACACCATCGGCCTGTTCATCGAGGACCTGCGCAGCGGCGCGAGCCTGTTCTATGCCCCCGGCCTGGGCGAGGTCGATGCCGAGGTGCTGGGCTGGATGCAGCGCGCCGACTGCCTGCTGCTCGACGGCACGCTGTGGCGCGACGATGAAATGCGCCTGTGCGAAGTCGGCCAGAGTCTGGGCAGCGAGATGGGCCACCTGGCGCAAAGCGGCCCCGGCGGCATGCTCGACGTGCTGGAGGGATTTCCCCGTCAACGCAAGATTCTCATCCACATCAATAACACCAACCCGATCCTCGACGAAGACTCGGCCGAACGCGCCGAACTGGCACGGCGCAACGTTGAAGTGGCCTATGACGGCATGAGCATCGAGCTGTGA
- the pqqD gene encoding pyrroloquinoline quinone biosynthesis peptide chaperone PqqD — MSGIERHLQPALRRGFRLQWEARQDCHVLLYPEGMIKLNRSAGEILSLVDGQRNVASIIELLSARFPEVPGIDEDVLAFLEVAHAQYWIE; from the coding sequence GTGAGCGGCATCGAACGTCACCTGCAACCGGCACTGCGTCGCGGCTTTCGCCTGCAGTGGGAAGCACGTCAGGATTGCCATGTGCTGCTCTACCCGGAAGGCATGATCAAACTCAATCGCAGTGCTGGCGAGATCCTCAGCCTGGTGGACGGTCAGCGCAATGTGGCGTCGATCATCGAGCTGCTGTCGGCGCGTTTCCCCGAGGTGCCGGGGATCGATGAAGATGTGCTGGCGTTCCTGGAGGTGGCCCATGCTCAATACTGGATCGAATGA